tattaagaatatagcacgctgtgttaacagcctctccccaaaaatactttggaagcctatgctcatccagcattgtcctggctatttcaaccagagttctgttcttcctttcaacaaccccattttgttgaggtgttctaggagcagaaaaattgtggtcaatgccgctggcttcacagaattcaacaaacttttggtttttgaattctccaccattatcgctacggatgtgagctaattttaggtctttatcactttcaatttttctaaccaaatttgaaaatgtctcaaaggtctcatccttgctggtcagcaagatgacccacgtgtaccgagagaagtcatctaaaatgaccaaggaaaatcttcttccacccagactcagcggctggactggaccgaagagatccaagtgtagtaactctaacggacacttagttgagacaatatttttgctgtgaaaagattgtttggtttgttttccagcttggcaagcgtggcataattgatctttttcaaatttaagttcaggcagtccttcaaccaattgctttcttgctagtttagccaggaggtccatgcttacatgaccaagtcttttgtgccatagccaggaattctctttctttgatactaagcacacagtttttgaaaactttttctctaagtctagcataaagacattatctatgcgaggggtagttaagattaactcatttgttttaccctcgtatattttacatccaatagcatcaaatataacttttctcccattgtcacatagctgagctacgctgagtaagttatatttgagtccgctgactagggagacagattcaatagtaggattacctccaatggttcctgaccctactatcttacccttcttgttgtctccaaaacttacacttcctcctcgtttacgctcaaacgtgatgaactgagtttcatcaccagtcatatgcctcgagcatgcgctgtcaatataccacatctttgacttctcggcacatctcaggcttacctgcattgtaactagttacttttaggtacccaattctttttgggtccttgcttgttaagTGCAACAGGTAaatcatcatattttattttatggcgacatacttggatagtatggccattctttccacagaagtcacagctgaccttctgtttaggatgtttcactgacttgccagcaccccagtgctgagcgtgccagcacaccttagtggtgtgtcctttcttcccacaaaagtcacactggacttttcgctggggattccatctctgctgagtaccttggtactgagttctcagaggaatgtttattttatttggaaccttcagttggttctggatagttgtgacgtcctttctcagtttctttgaaactgattggacttcagagacagactcatgtatgatcttcatgttatcatgcagagttgaattatCCTgcagaaggaatctgaggtcactcagtttgacctcttccacttcgtcacagcgcctgctgagtgctctaactttcttattacacttcttgacaagtgtgtagagatcactcaggacattaaccatatcgtttctgagctggggaagagtaattacctcatttgattgctcctcgtcatctgatgcgacgaataggtcagcatgctcagagacgcaagGCTcggcaagttcgtcagccatgaagcatatctttgctgactcggtggcctcagcttctgtagatgaagactcatcattgtcgctccatgtagccaccattgcctttttgccgctcttcttgtctttcctcagtgtgggacaacttgacttaatatggccggtttgatggcactcaaagcatgtaatgggctttgagctatcctttttgtatttgctgtcgcttgagtcagctttatacctatcaaactttctgtaaggctttttagagtatttgtcattcttcctgaatagccttttcatcttccttgtgaacatagccatctcctcatcatcagttgagctcccgtcagtggagtcaactttcatgacaagggatttctgcttcttgtcttcagatttttccttcacctcgaagtttttcatagatatctcatgggtcagcaacgagccgatgagttcgtcatatttttaggtggttaaatcttgagcttcctcaacagctgtcttctttgcttgctagTCTTTATGAAGAcacctgagtatctttttgacttgttcttcctcagtgaagattttcccaagtctcttgagctcattaatgatgttggtaaaccttgcattcatgtctgaaatgccctcatcattgttcatctcgaacagctcgtacagtctcatctgctgattcactttggactcctttactttattggttcccttgtaggtgacttccagctttttccagatctcttgcgccgactcacaacctgagattttattatattctgcagcatcgagcgcacagtgaagcatattgatagctgaagcgtgattttgaagcttcttaagatcatcctctgtccatttggcctcagcttttacaactgtttggccagccacaacttcgacaggtacaaatgggccttgaactatagatagccaggcactcatgtttgtagcctgaatgaagtttttcatcctattcttccagaaggtatagttagacccgaagaataggggaggccgagtgatggacagcctctcaggcagtatctgagttgtttggtttcctgggagaaaccgagtactgtttggcccatggtagggatcagctaaaggttgttagaccttttacagagAGCTTttaggctttgataccacttattggtcccttataacgttgcaagtatagttccaaggggggttaggaactatttaaactttttcttctgtttgggcaaacttcttttcttaagagaaaaggttttaacagcagcgctgagtgatcagtaagatactggcttagtcaactggtgactaggtcagtttcttgacttgagtcaggagatagcacttaaggtctattcctgagctcagaagttcgatgcgcacaacacagcttgacctttttacttggtcagttttggttatttaagcaagcaatatatataaggagtttaaggtaagaaatacgttactcagcagatttatccaggttcggcttcttctaagcctacgtcctgtccccggaacacgttccaagatttcaaatcctctactgagctctttaaaggtagagcctcaaaccttttacaattttagcaactgagtataacaagagtaccttcctctatacctctactcaatcctaatctctcgctgagtactataaccgagtactcagcctctcctttctaatctctagaaatgataagtgtttgtcctaaacaatgatttgctaagacaccttagatgattgaataatcactctagacttttacacaaaagatattgaatgtagtgtaagattgctttgctttttgcttgcagaacttttgcgtagagatttggtcagcgtaatggcttgatcaagttctgtattgaaagcttctgatggcactctatttatagagacgtctgggcatcggtcatttcgaatttcgaaataaccgttggagggaaacggcttcctgtcgttgtcatcctgacttgctcagagctctcggccaatcagatttgtgtatcttctgttttcggtcagctcagcagactgtctctccttttatggtaaagtcaactggacagcatactgtgtcgtctgatctTTACccgaagaggaaatactttgtctggaagttttccttagccagctgctgtcttgtacgtttgtcgagtctactcagcagcttcatcttgaagttgttcccgaaggtcttctagatccttctttcgctgagttgcgttttgtccaaaacaacaacgttttgacaaacgctgGCCGacttgtactgagttgtttgacttgggctttgacacttgtattgggcttgggccttttaattcttgtgtcttataaacaatttaactcaacattgaacaaacacattagtagaataaatcaaagcatttaaacttagtgtgtttagaatatatatttcaattatacttaaacaattttgtcaaatcaaaattatgtggaaaggtgtttcaacacttgcccccagtacacccttgtggtgggacccctccccggaccctcgctcagcggggacgcgtagtgcgaccgggccgccctttaaaTAGCAATTGTTCTGAAATCAATATTCTGCAATGCAGGTTGCAAAGTTTACGAAGAAACAAGATGGTCAAGCACAACTTTAAATTTgagacaaaaacaaaaaagtgaCTGAAGCATCAAAGCGACCTCATGAGGAGATTCAGAGAATTAGCCCATTTTCTAACGACCATAAACTCACAATCATCAAAGAAAGCAGCAAGAGATTTACTATCTTACAAAATGGAACCAAAATAAGAGCAAAATGGGTAAGATTCATTGAGAGCAACAACAAGTCAATAACTATATCTAGCAATCAAGTCTTGCACCAAATTAGTTCAACAGATTGAATCATTTGTCAATAGAATATGAGACTCCATTAACCTAAGCATCCACTAAACCACTTAAGTCTAAGAGTAAAACATAAGGGAAGCACAAAATTACCATTAAAATTTGCAAAAAGCATGTCTACATTTTAACAATGAGCTCCTTTACATCTTTTTTGGCAGCAAGACAAGCCCACAAAGACAATCTAGGATCCAGGTACGCCAAAGGGATATCTTTGGAGTCGATTACAAATTTCTCTGTATGCAAGCAATCACAGAAAATTAGTACATTGTCAATCAAATTGATGAGTTACCCGACAGACATACACATACAGTTCCAAACAAAGTTTAGAATTGGGACATCAGTCCATTTACGCTGCCACATCTTGTAAAGGTCAGTCTTGAAGGCGTCTTTTGTTGATGGAAAAAAGGAGATGATCCGATGAATCACAGAATCCGGCAAGCCACCTATGCACTCTCTGTCTTCCTTAGAGGATGATAGAATCTTCAAACATAATGGCAATGAATATTCACAATCGACTATATAACCATTCAAATATCAATGAGACTGAATTTCTAATATTAAACTTACCCATCAACCAACGCCCAATTTCTAACTTCTGAACATGTTGAACCTGCCGAATAGTCTGATGAGCAAGATTTATGCAGTCCTCATGACTCATGTAGTCTTCGGATTCGTCTGTCTTGCAGCAAAGAAAATCTAAAGTAGCATAAACTGAAGACGGCAAATTCACTAATTTAAGAGATGTAAACCACACTAGACCTGAAATTCTCAACCTCTCAAGATTCGGGCATGAAATTTCAATATTACTAAAATCGCAGTCAACTGAATCCAAAATAAGAGTTTTCACACTTTTAGAGGCAATAACAACCCCTTCATCCAAATAACAGGCGAATAATTCCAAATATTCAAGCATAGGAGTACTAGATAAAACATTCCCAATCCCTCCATTTGCCACTTCACAACGATGTAAACGCAAACTCTTGACAGATCCCCAATTCACTTTCTCCGACGGCGCAAAATAACAACTGGATATCTTCAATTTAACCAATGAAGAATTGTTGAAAAGAAATTCCGGCAACAAGTTAAGAAACTTGTCAACGCCCATTTTAACAATGAGCTCCTTCACATCTTTCGTCACAGCATAACGGATCCATAAATCCAAGTTAAGAAACTCGTCAAAAGCAGGGGAACTTTTCCACTTGATAACGAACTTTTCGATATTGGAGCAATCATGGAGAATTAGGGTTTTGTCAATGAAATTGGAAAATTGATCGGGAGACATACCAGCATTCAGAACGAATTTGAGAACAGGAACATGAGTCCATTGATACTTCCAGGATTTGGATAAAACTAAAGTCCTGACTAAATCGGTTGCTGGTAGGAAGGAGAGGATGTGGTGAATCAGGAAATCTGGTAAGGCAGTAATACGGTCCTCTTCGTCGTGGGATTTGAATATTTTATTTCCATTGTCTGATTCGCAGGTTCCGTCGCTTTCCACCATGGAAGCTCCAGCAGTTCCCTCCATAATCAATCAGTGAAAAGCTGAGACTAGGGTTGAAAATGAAAGTGTGTTTTTACTTGTTTTATGAAACGTATAAAAGCCTAAGCGTAAATATTTGGAATCTTATTGGGCCTCTTTTACAATATAAGCCTTTTAGACCAAATTAACtttttgtataaaatattaattttttggtggatttaaccttttttttgtttttttactaaaaccaaattaataaataaattataaaatataaaatatagggTAACTAATccatatattttgacaaaacacattgtttagttcctgtattttaaaaaacacatagtaaaatccctaatcttattctcgatgaactgtttagtccataacgtttttcttggtgaactgtttagtccctgccgttagactctcatgaagattctgttagttaATTTGGATTAGCAGAAACATCTTTCGTTATCACTGAAGCAGTTGGCAGTAAGCATGAGTTGAGAATATGGAGAAAATTAAACTCACAATTGGGAGTAAGATGATTTCCACCTTCAATTATAACAGAAAGAGTAAGCGATGGAGATTAAAGTCGATttctaccttcaattcaaacaggaagagtgagcatgagtgattcgattatgggttagggattcaatcctttctccatttttttgtgAGCGTGAAttgtgagagaaagacatagaggtgtgaattatttttaactgataaatagtaaagggtaatttagtcattttcgaattcataaacggtaaaaaatctaacaaacagacggaatgactaaacagttcactgaattcggtgtgttttatcaaaatatagggactaataaattaattatcctaaaatatagggtaattaatttattagctatattttgacaaaacacactgtttagtccctatattttcaaaaacacatgataaaatctctaacttttttctcggtgaactgtttagcccctaacgtttttctcgatgaactatttagtccctgccgttagactctaatgaagattttgttagtcaatttggatttgcgttcttcttttcctttattttcctttccattaaactctaatgcatctgaaatcacctttgagtgttcttcttcttgattttcttcttaatcgttcaaattcgtaagcattgggtcttttctttttcttgttctccatacaaatagcttcttcttttaaattggatttcctcttctaaagtttgaaggtaaatagtaaagggtaatttagtcatttctgaagtcataaacggtaaaaaaaatctaacaaacagacggaaggactaaacagttcattgagaaaaaggttaggaaccttactatgtgtttttaaaaatacaaggactaaacagtgtgttttgtcaaaatatagggactaataaatcaCATTCGAATCACATCATTATTTCGATATGAAAAAGATTTTATTGATGGTATCAACATGCGGAGGGGTCCATTGgcgatttaaaaaaattaaaaacctaattagtttttaagatataaattaaaagctaaatcaatagtttttttaaagggaaaattacaaaactggatcaaatttgaggctcatttacatatttaactcatttactcatcCTACTATATATCTGGACTGATTTTgtatgactttcccataatacccctaaccttcccacttcccaccaCTCGCGAACGGCCGCTCCCCCTATCTCTTTGGTTACGCGAAAAGTTGCTCatgcattaatgatttgaagactttagatcttcctttcttcctttaaattgcacgaaatctgcaccatttcgtcaaaatcacaatgattttccctttttcctctcttcatctcttgattctgcaacttcctaaccctagaaaacgaatccatggtttttcatcttcttgttcgttgcttggtttctttcttcttgttaccgtcaaagaaatggtttttctacgatATTtgcttcgttcttcccatgttatcatattattattgtcgcttttgggggtgaaaggggcgaaaaatgtaagtatctgttgttttttctgcattttttcatgaattcacttcgcaatcgatggtttcgcgaagctttgcgaagagaaagagcctggaaagtgatgatCTATTTCGTTAATCGATGATTTAGCAATGatatgcgaagagaaagagtctgaaacgtatggatctacctcgcgaatcgattagttcgcaaagtctgcgaatagatcctcacgtttcagaccttgcagacttcgcgaaagcatcgatatgcgacgtatatagtcacgtttcagacctcgcagacttcgcgaaacaatcgattagcgaagtaaaatcacctctttccctgcacatttacatttgcatgcttcgctaatcttcatttcgcgaagccaaaatcgtctttttccctgcctaacacgattaattttttctgaatgtggttgaatacgtaacatccctttctggaaggcgacgtactgggctgcatgggagatgattttccttcctatatagggattaacttccctcaagattgacacattcactcctaaaatggctggttaggagagattgtgtcaatcttggggtgcaccatgggacacgtccatcccatggtgccaatcttcaaagtgaacctaactaatccggtaccaattttaaatcggatgagtaatcttggtgtgcaccgtgggacatgtccatcccaaaaggtctggaagatgagaaatggaagtacagaccttttgggatggatgtgtctcatggtgcacaccaagattactcatccgcttcaaaattggtaccggattagttaggttcactttgaagtgatttgttaggagtttattgtggcaatcttgttgtaaattttgataatgttatgatttgaatgttgttattgtggcagtCTTGTTGTAaagtttgataatgttatgattttaatgttagaatccgttgttgtttgccattttttgttatataccacttcgcgaattagcttcaaaacatatctaactgtagacaccgagtcggaggacctgtgacgaaaacttgaaaacaagacggttgaaacaattgattccggaagttttaaaaaacaaaaaaatatataaagaataataagtacataataaagaagaaagagttacggcgggtcgctgttgttgatcggatggctagcgaatgcttagcggcatggtgcgagtgcttagcggcggccggcgcgcgttcgacgacagtcggacgcccgctcgacgacgcaaagcgcgcgctcgacgtccgtcggacgcacgcatccaaccacgaaTGGCACGTGCTCGGCATCCGAGCGATTCACGGGCCCGGCggtgcggaacgcgcgctcgtcggccacgaGGCGTGTGCGTCCGGTAACACGGAACGCACGTTCGGCGGCCATGACGCGTGGATGCCCGACGGCACGGAacgcgagctcgacggccgcgggacGTGCGCacccgacggcgcgagacgcgccccggcggccgttgggcgagcacccaaccacgtcgggcggacgtccaaccttgcgttgggcggtagcccaacaaatgttgggcggccgcccaacaatgttgggcggtagcccaacggaGGGTTGGGCGGCCGACCAACATGCcatgggcggccgcccaacccccttgggcgacgcccgattttactcgggcgtcgcccatttttccggggatccgtttgcctataaaaggcacggatccccatgcatttgggagaaaaaaaagagagaatttttagagctttctcactctaaacatttttagagagagaaagtcaattttttggagaaaatattttttttcccaaaaaaaatccaaattttcccaatgttaaatttttactaaaaaacacaaaaaaccggaaaatcacgactcgtggaatcaatcggcttcgactgtcagataccgaatttaaggtattatccgaggactagactcttttattttatttaatttatttccttcttctatttatttttaggttatagtttttatttatttagttattcatttattttatcacgttttatttaatttagcgtatttatttaatttttgtctcgtgttgagtaaaatttggttttgttttaaaataaaaaacctcgttttgatatcccaatacgaaccgtgatccgataaaaaggtagttc
The DNA window shown above is from Euphorbia lathyris chromosome 1, ddEupLath1.1, whole genome shotgun sequence and carries:
- the LOC136216165 gene encoding F-box/LRR-repeat protein 25-like isoform X2, whose product is MEGTAGASMVESDGTCESDNGNKIFKSHDEEDRITALPDFLIHHILSFLPATDLVRTLVLSKSWKYQWTHVPVLKFVLNAGMSPDQFSNFIDKTLILHDCSNIEKFVIKWKSSPAFDEFLNLDLWIRYAVTKDVKELIVKMGVDKFLNLLPEFLFNNSSLVKLKISSCYFAPSEKVNWGSVKSLRLHRCEVANGGIGNVLSSTPMLEYLELFACYLDEGVVIASKSVKTLILDSVDCDFSNIEISCPNLERLRISGLVWFTSLKLVNLPSSVYATLDFLCCKTDESEDYMSHEDCINLAHQTIRQVQHVQKLEIGRWLMDSIIL
- the LOC136216165 gene encoding F-box/LRR-repeat protein 25-like isoform X1, with product MEGTAGASMVESDGTCESDNGNKIFKSHDEEDRITALPDFLIHHILSFLPATDLVRTLVLSKSWKYQWTHVPVLKFVLNAGMSPDQFSNFIDKTLILHDCSNIEKFVIKWKSSPAFDEFLNLDLWIRYAVTKDVKELIVKMGVDKFLNLLPEFLFNNSSLVKLKISSCYFAPSEKVNWGSVKSLRLHRCEVANGGIGNVLSSTPMLEYLELFACYLDEGVVIASKSVKTLILDSVDCDFSNIEISCPNLERLRISGLVWFTSLKLVNLPSSVYATLDFLCCKTDESEDYMSHEDCINLAHQTIRQVQHVQKLEIGRWLMGKFNIRNSVSLIFEWLYSRL